A single window of Scylla paramamosain isolate STU-SP2022 chromosome 27, ASM3559412v1, whole genome shotgun sequence DNA harbors:
- the LOC135114327 gene encoding histone H4 has translation MTGRGKGGKGLGKGGAKRHRKVLRDNIQGITKPAIRRLARRGGVKRISGLIYEETRGVLKVFLENVIRDAVTYTEHAKRKTVTAMDVVYALKRQGRTLYGFGG, from the coding sequence atgactggccgaggcaagggaggcaagggtcttggaaagggaggcgccaagcgtcaccgtaaggttctgcgtgataacatccagggaatcaccaagcctgctatccgtcgtctagctcgccgaggtggcgtcaagcgcatctctggtctcatctacgaggagactcgtggggtgctcaaggtgttccttgagaacgttatcagggatgctgtcacctataccgagcacgccaagcgtaagaccgttactgccatggacgttgtctacgccctcaagcgtcagggccgtaccctgtacggatttggtggttaa
- the LOC135114326 gene encoding histone H2B, producing the protein MPPKASGKAAKKAGKAQKAIAKGDKKKKRRRKESYSIYIYKVLKQVHPDTGVSSKAMSIMNSFVNDIFERIAAEASRLAHYNKRSTITSREIQTAVRLLLPGELAKHAVSEGTKAVTKYTSSK; encoded by the coding sequence atgcctcccaaagcatcaggaaaggctgccaagaaagctggcaaggcacagaaggccattgccaagggcgacaagaagaagaagcgcaggaggaaggagagctactccatctacatctacaaggtgctcaagcaagtccacccagacactggcgtgtcctccaaggccatgtcaatcatgaactcgttcgtgaatgacattttcgagcgcatcgctgccgaggcatcccgcctggcacactataacaagcgctccaccatcaccagccgggaaatccagaccgctgtccgtcttcttctgcctggtgaactggcaaaacacgctgtttctgaaggcaccaaggctgttaccaagtatacctcctccaagtaa
- the LOC135114324 gene encoding histone H3-like, whose amino-acid sequence MARTKQTARKSTGAKASRKQLATKAARKSAPATGGVKKPHRYRPGTVALREIRRYQKSTELLIRKLPFQRLVREIAQDFKTDLRFQSSAVMALQEASEAYLVGLFEDTNLCAIHAKRVTIMPKDIQLARRIRGERA is encoded by the coding sequence atggcacgtaccaagcaaacggctcgcaagtccactggtgccAAGGCgtcccgcaagcagcttgctacaaaggcagctcgcaagtctgctccagccactggaggtgtcaagaaaccccaccgttacaggcctggaaccgttgctctccgtgagatccgccgttatcagaagagcactgagctgcttatcaggaaactgcctttccagcgcctggtgcgtgaaattgctcaggatttcaagactgacctccgcttccagtcctctgctgtcatggctctccaggaagcttccgaggcttacctcgtgggtctgtttgaggataccaacctgtgcgccatccatgccaagcgcgtgactatcatgccaaaggacatccaactggctcgtcgcatccgtggcgagcgtgcctaa